One window of Parambassis ranga chromosome 3, fParRan2.1, whole genome shotgun sequence genomic DNA carries:
- the btbd10b gene encoding BTB/POZ domain-containing protein 10 isoform X1 codes for MAARLQSYDSNSSDTENWERNPTSRPRKLCKHSSSSQARGSRVEAEQRKMSMHGASGGCDRSRDRRRSSDRSRDSSHEREGQLTPCIRNVTSPTRQHNSDRERDGGTSSRSSSPRPQRVSPSGSSSSGVVSSRNSSLSSTEGTFKSLAVGEMVFVYENPKEGGASATAGNRNIRTSERVTLIVDNTRFVVDPSIFTAQPNTMLGRMFGSGREHNFTRPNEKGEYEVAEGISSTVFRAILDYYKSGIIRCPDGISIPELREACDYLCISFDYSTIKCRDLSALMHELSNDGARRQFEFYLEEMVLPLMVASAQSGERECHIVVLTDDDVVDWDEEYPPQMGEEYSQIIYSTKLYRFFKYIENRDVAKSVLKERGLKKIRLGIEGYPTYKEKVKKRPGGRPEVIYNYVQRPFIRMSWEKEEGKSRHVDFQCVKSKSITNLAAAAADIPQDQLVVMHPGPQVDELDILPNHPPSGNHYSNNYSNEPDPDAPSPAV; via the exons ATGGCAGCACGTCTGCAGTCATATGACAGTAACTCCAGTGACACCGAAAACTGGGAACGAAATCCTACAAGTCGACCCCGCAAACTCTGCAAGCATTCGAG CAGCAGTCAGGCCCGAGGATCTCGAGTGGAGGCAGAACAGAGGAAGATGAGCATGCATGGTGCCAGCGGGGGGTGTGACCGATCACGTGACCGCCGCCGATCCAGCGATCGTTCCAGGGACTCTTCACATGAGAGGGAAGGCCAGCTTACCCCCTGCATCCGCAACGTCACCTCTCCAACACGACAACACAACAGTG ACCGTGAACGAGATGGTGGCACATCTTCAAGGTCCAGTAGTCCCCGGCCTCAGAGAGTCTCACCCAGCGGTTCCAGCAGCAGCGGGGTGGTGAGCAGTCGCAACAGTAGCTTGTCCAGTACCGAAGGCACCTTTAAGAGCTTGGCAGTTGGAGAGATGGTCTTTGTCTATGAGAATCCTAAGGAAGGAGGCGCCAGCGCCACAGCTGGAAACCGAAACATTAGAACCTCAGAGAGAGTCACTTTGATTGTTGACAACACGCGCTTTGTGGTTGATCCTTCCATCTTCACTGCACAACCTAATACCATGTTGGGCAG AATGTTTGGATCTGGAAGAGAACATAATTTCACAAGACCGAATGAGAAGGGGGAGTACGAAGTGGCAGAGGGCATTAGCTCAACTGTTTTCCGTGCAATTCTG GATTACTATAAATCTGGGATAATCCGTTGTCCTGATGGAATTTCCATACCGGAATTGCGGGAGGCGTGTGACTATCTATGCATCTCCTTCGACTACAGCACCATCAAATGCAGAGACCTTA GTGCCCTGATGCATGAGCTGTCCAACGATGGCGCTCGGCGTCAGTTTGAGTTTTACCTCGAAGAAATGGTTCTGCCATTGATGGTGGCCAGTgctcagagtggagagagggaaTGTCACATCGTTGTCCtcactgatgatgatgtggtTGACTGGGATGAAGAATATCCACCACAAATGGGAGAAGAGTATTCACAGA TCATTTACAGCACAAAACTGTACAGATTTTTCAAGTATATTGAGAACCGAGATGTTGCCAAATCAGTTTTAAAGGAGAGAGGATTGAAGAAGATAAGACTGGGCATTGAAG GTTACCCTACTTACaaagaaaaagtaaagaaaCGACCAGGAGGTCGCCCCGAGGTCATTTACAACTACGTCCAGAGGCCCTTCATCCGCATGTCCTGGGAGAAGGAAGAAGGCAAAAGCCGCCACGTGGACTTCCAGTGTGTAAAATCCAAGTCTATCACCAACCTGGCGGCAGCCGCAGCTGACATCCCCCAAGACCAGCTGGTGGTGATGCACCCTGGCCCCCAAGTGGATGAACTGGACATCCTACCGAATCACCCACCTAGTGGGAATCATTACAGCAACAACTACAGCAATGAGCCTGATCCTGATGCACCTTCACCTGCTGTCTGA
- the btbd10b gene encoding BTB/POZ domain-containing protein 10 isoform X2 has product MAARLQSYDSNSSDTENWERNPTSRPRKLCKHSSSQARGSRVEAEQRKMSMHGASGGCDRSRDRRRSSDRSRDSSHEREGQLTPCIRNVTSPTRQHNSDRERDGGTSSRSSSPRPQRVSPSGSSSSGVVSSRNSSLSSTEGTFKSLAVGEMVFVYENPKEGGASATAGNRNIRTSERVTLIVDNTRFVVDPSIFTAQPNTMLGRMFGSGREHNFTRPNEKGEYEVAEGISSTVFRAILDYYKSGIIRCPDGISIPELREACDYLCISFDYSTIKCRDLSALMHELSNDGARRQFEFYLEEMVLPLMVASAQSGERECHIVVLTDDDVVDWDEEYPPQMGEEYSQIIYSTKLYRFFKYIENRDVAKSVLKERGLKKIRLGIEGYPTYKEKVKKRPGGRPEVIYNYVQRPFIRMSWEKEEGKSRHVDFQCVKSKSITNLAAAAADIPQDQLVVMHPGPQVDELDILPNHPPSGNHYSNNYSNEPDPDAPSPAV; this is encoded by the exons ATGGCAGCACGTCTGCAGTCATATGACAGTAACTCCAGTGACACCGAAAACTGGGAACGAAATCCTACAAGTCGACCCCGCAAACTCTGCAAGCATTCGAG CAGTCAGGCCCGAGGATCTCGAGTGGAGGCAGAACAGAGGAAGATGAGCATGCATGGTGCCAGCGGGGGGTGTGACCGATCACGTGACCGCCGCCGATCCAGCGATCGTTCCAGGGACTCTTCACATGAGAGGGAAGGCCAGCTTACCCCCTGCATCCGCAACGTCACCTCTCCAACACGACAACACAACAGTG ACCGTGAACGAGATGGTGGCACATCTTCAAGGTCCAGTAGTCCCCGGCCTCAGAGAGTCTCACCCAGCGGTTCCAGCAGCAGCGGGGTGGTGAGCAGTCGCAACAGTAGCTTGTCCAGTACCGAAGGCACCTTTAAGAGCTTGGCAGTTGGAGAGATGGTCTTTGTCTATGAGAATCCTAAGGAAGGAGGCGCCAGCGCCACAGCTGGAAACCGAAACATTAGAACCTCAGAGAGAGTCACTTTGATTGTTGACAACACGCGCTTTGTGGTTGATCCTTCCATCTTCACTGCACAACCTAATACCATGTTGGGCAG AATGTTTGGATCTGGAAGAGAACATAATTTCACAAGACCGAATGAGAAGGGGGAGTACGAAGTGGCAGAGGGCATTAGCTCAACTGTTTTCCGTGCAATTCTG GATTACTATAAATCTGGGATAATCCGTTGTCCTGATGGAATTTCCATACCGGAATTGCGGGAGGCGTGTGACTATCTATGCATCTCCTTCGACTACAGCACCATCAAATGCAGAGACCTTA GTGCCCTGATGCATGAGCTGTCCAACGATGGCGCTCGGCGTCAGTTTGAGTTTTACCTCGAAGAAATGGTTCTGCCATTGATGGTGGCCAGTgctcagagtggagagagggaaTGTCACATCGTTGTCCtcactgatgatgatgtggtTGACTGGGATGAAGAATATCCACCACAAATGGGAGAAGAGTATTCACAGA TCATTTACAGCACAAAACTGTACAGATTTTTCAAGTATATTGAGAACCGAGATGTTGCCAAATCAGTTTTAAAGGAGAGAGGATTGAAGAAGATAAGACTGGGCATTGAAG GTTACCCTACTTACaaagaaaaagtaaagaaaCGACCAGGAGGTCGCCCCGAGGTCATTTACAACTACGTCCAGAGGCCCTTCATCCGCATGTCCTGGGAGAAGGAAGAAGGCAAAAGCCGCCACGTGGACTTCCAGTGTGTAAAATCCAAGTCTATCACCAACCTGGCGGCAGCCGCAGCTGACATCCCCCAAGACCAGCTGGTGGTGATGCACCCTGGCCCCCAAGTGGATGAACTGGACATCCTACCGAATCACCCACCTAGTGGGAATCATTACAGCAACAACTACAGCAATGAGCCTGATCCTGATGCACCTTCACCTGCTGTCTGA